The genomic interval CGCGCGCCCGGACGGGCCCGCCGTCCCCCGAACCGTTTCCGCTAAGTGGCCGAGCCCCGTAGCGCGGGTATGCATTACCGCGAACTCGGCGATTCGGGGGTCGAGGTGAGCGAGGTCGGCTTCGGCGCGTGGGTCGTCGGCACGGACTGGTGGGGCGACCGCGACGAGGCCGACGCGCTGGAGATGGTCGAGTACGCGCTCGACGCGGGCATCACGTACTTCGACACGGGCGACGTGTACGGCCACGGCCGCTCGGAGGAGCTGCTCGGGAAGGTGCTCGCGGAGCGCGGCGACGAGATGACCGTCGGCACGAAGGTCGGCTACGACTTCTACAACAACCCGCAGGCCGGCCACGGCGAGCTGCCGAAGGACTACTCCGTCGAGTACCTCCGCGAGGCCGTCGAGGGGTCGCTCGACCGCCTCGGCGTCGACCACGTCGACTACCTCCAGCTCCACAACCCCGACGTGGCGGAGCTGACGCCCGCGGTCCTCGAACTGCTCGACGAGCTTCGCGAGGAGGACGTGGCGGACGCCATCGGCGTCGCGCTCGGCCCCTCCATCGGCTGGCTCGCCGAGGGGGACTTCGCCATCGAGGAGGAGTTCGACGGCGTCCAGTACGTCGGTAACATGCTCGAACAGGACGTCCACCGCCACTTCGTCGAGACGGTCGAGCACACGGGGTCGAGCACCTCCCTGATTCCGCGCGTTCCCCACTCCTCGGGGCTGCTGAACGAGCAGGTGACGCCCGACACGGAACTGGAGGCCGGCGACCACCGCGGCTTCCGCCCGGACGAGTGGTACGACACCGGCTTCGAGAAGGTGGAGGCGCTGCGGTTCCTCGAGCGCGACGGCGAGCGCACGATGGGACAGGCCGCGCTCCAGTGGCTCCTCTCGTTCGACGCCGTCGCGAGCGTCACTCCGACGTTCCGCTCGACGGACGACATCGACGAGTGGGCCGCCGCGCCGGAGACGCCCGCGCTCTCCGACGAGGAGCGCGACCGCGTCGCCGACCTCTACGCGACGGACTTCGGCGTCGACCGCTTCGACGGCATGGAGAAGGAGGACTACCGCACGAGCGTCGGCGGCGAGGACCTGCGCGGCGCGGGCATCCTGGGCGACTGAGCCGACCCTGACCAGTCAAGCACCGCCCTATTCCCGCGTCCGGCTGTTGGTCCCGCCGTCGCGGTCCGCCCGACCGCGGCCGCGGGGCGCACGGTTCCTCTGACATATGCGTCCCGCAGCTCTTCCCGGCGAGCCGCGGCGTTCCCGATCAGGCGAGGAAGACGTGTCGCGGCCGGTCGGCGAGCACGTCGCGGCCCCACTGGACCGTGTCGCGGAACGCGTCCGACCGGAAGAAGCCCATCGCGTCCTCGCGCTCGTTCCACTGGCTGGCGATGAACATGTCGTTCTCGTCCTCGACGTTCACCATCAGGTCCGTCTCGATGTGGCCCTCCATCTCCGCGAGCATCCCGCCGACGGTGTCGAACCGCTCGACGAAGTCCTCGCGGTGTTCGGGCTTGACGGTGTAGAACATCCCCATCGTGCCGAAGTGCGACCCCTCGCCGGCCCGCCGGACGACGCCGGGCAGGTCGGAGAGGTAGTCGCCCGCGGTGCCCGCGGCGTCGCGGGTGTCCCACAGCGAGACGACGGCCGCGCGGTCAGTCGCGGAGCCCTCGTACAGCGAGGTGCCGGCGTGGGTGTCGTAGCGGTCGAAGCCGCCGCGCAGCGACTCCACCTCCCCGCGCAGGTCGTCGAGGTCGGCCTCGGAGTAGACGACGATGGCGTACACGTCCTCGCCGTGGGGCTGGCCCGCGTAGATGTCGAGGTCCGCGAGTTCGCCCCGGATGTCGTCGTCCTCGTCGGTGGCGCCGACCTCGTCGCCGTGGTCCGCCGTCTCGTCCGGGCGGTCGGCCGCGTCGGCCGCCCCGTCGCCGGCCTCCACCGCCGCGCCGATGCCCTCGCCCTCGACGCCCGCGAGGTCGCCGAGGAAGCCCGAGGCGGTGTTGGCCGCCCGCTCGTTCTTCCACAGCGAGACGACCGCCGACCGGCCCGCGTCCGCGCGCACCGTCGTCAGCACGTGGGTGTCGTAGTGCTCGAAGTTCGAGCGGAGGCCGTCCACCTCCTCGACCAGCGTGTCGGCGTCCTCCTCGGTGTAGAACACGAGGCCGTAGCCGGCCTCGCCGTGCTCGTCCGCGTCGACGCCGAGCCGCCGGAGCTCCTCCGCGAACTCCTCGACGGTGGCCTCCTCGTGGGGCGGCTCGCCGGAACTCGGACGGCCGCCGGAGCCGCCCGAGTCGTCCCCGCTCTCCTCGCTCTCGGTGCCGGCCGCCTCCGTCCCCTCGGCGGAGGCGCTCGCCGCGGCCGATTCCTCGCTCTCACTCGGTTCCTCGCCGTAGGCCGGGAGCGACTCGCCGGCGAACAGCCGCGGGAGGTGTTCGGGCGCGAAGCGCCGCCCGAAGTAGAACGGCCCGAACTCCGCGTAGCGCGACGACGAGGGGTCGAAGCGCATGTCGGCGAGCAGGTGTTTGAACTCCGTCGCGTCGTCCGCGAACAGCGTCACGCCCCACTCGTAGTCGTCGAACCCCATCGAGCCGGTGATTATCTGTGTCACTTTGCCGGCGTACTCCCGGCCCACGTCGCCGTGGCCCGAGATGAGCGCCGCGCGCTCGTCGAACGGGAGGTCGTACCAGTTGTGCTCCGGCCCGCGGCGCTTGTCCATCGGGTAGAAGCAGACGTGTTCGGCGTCGGGAATCGAGGGGTGGAGCCGCTGGAGCATGTAGTTGCGCGTCCCGTCGGACTCGATGTTCTCGATTCCCCCGGAGAGCTCCTCGGTGACGTACCCCGACACCTCGGTGACGGAGACGTAGGAGGTGGCGCGCTCGGTGAAGCCGGCCAGCGCCGTCCGCTCGAAGGCGCGCTCCGCGCGGTCGAGGTGTTCCGTCGTCGGGCGCAGGTGGAGCACCATCACGTCGGCCTTGTGGCCCGTGACGGCGAAGACGGCCGAGACGCCCTCCTCCGCGTCCTCGACGTCCTCGTGCGAGCGGAGGTACTCGACGCCCTCGGAGAGCGCCCGTTCGCGCTCGCGCTCGGGGGCGTCGCGCCACGCGTCCCAGTCGATACGCCGCAGGTCGTGGAGCGCGTACCAACCCTCCTCCGTCGCCGGGGCCTCGCGCCGTGTCGCGTCCATACCCGGCGTACGGGCCGCGCCTCAATTGAGGGTTCGGTTCTCAGGCAAGCAGCGTCGGCCCGAATATCATGACGAGGAGGCCGGCGAGCATCGTCAGCCCCACCGAGAGCGTCACCGCGCGGGTGGCGGAGCGGGCGTCGTCGACGGGCAGGCGGGTCGTTATCGCCTGCGTCGAGGTGCGGAGGATGTGGCCCCCGTCGAGCGGGAAGGCGGGCACGCAGTTGAACAGCCCCAGTTGGATGTTTATCCACCCGATCCAGAAGGCGGCGTTCGCGAGCGTGAACACGGTCCCGCCGAGCGCCGCGAGCGGCCCCTGCACGGTGTAGAAGCCGGCGACGCCGGCGTTGAACCCCGCGAAGTTGTACACGAAGCCGGGCGAGATGGCCCCGATGAAGGGCAACAGCAGTAGCCCGGTGATGCCCTGGACGAAGCCCGCGATGCCGCTCCCGCCGCTCCCGCCGAGGATGGCGAGGAACGTCGCCGCGGGGTACGGGTCGATGCCGGTGTCGGTGAAGACGACGCCGCCGACGCCGCCGCGCAGGAAGACGCCGAGCAGGGCGTTCCCGTCGCTCCCGCCGAGCGTCACCTCGTACTCGCCGGCCTCGCCGTTCACGTACGCCTCGACGGTCACGGTGTCGCCGGGGTCGTAGCCGTCGAGCACCGTCGAGAGCTCGCTCGACGTGAGGACGCGCTCGCCGCCGACCGCCGTCACGACCACTTGCGCGTCCGGGTCGTCCGTGACGCCCGCGTCGCCGAGCGCGCTCTCCTCGGAGAGCCGGGTCACGTACGCGCCCGCGACGAAGGAGGTGTTCCCCTCGTCCGTCGTCAGCGTCGCGGTCGGGTCCTCGACGACGGCGGCG from Halosegnis marinus carries:
- a CDS encoding aldo/keto reductase gives rise to the protein MHYRELGDSGVEVSEVGFGAWVVGTDWWGDRDEADALEMVEYALDAGITYFDTGDVYGHGRSEELLGKVLAERGDEMTVGTKVGYDFYNNPQAGHGELPKDYSVEYLREAVEGSLDRLGVDHVDYLQLHNPDVAELTPAVLELLDELREEDVADAIGVALGPSIGWLAEGDFAIEEEFDGVQYVGNMLEQDVHRHFVETVEHTGSSTSLIPRVPHSSGLLNEQVTPDTELEAGDHRGFRPDEWYDTGFEKVEALRFLERDGERTMGQAALQWLLSFDAVASVTPTFRSTDDIDEWAAAPETPALSDEERDRVADLYATDFGVDRFDGMEKEDYRTSVGGEDLRGAGILGD
- a CDS encoding heme-binding protein, translating into MDATRREAPATEEGWYALHDLRRIDWDAWRDAPERERERALSEGVEYLRSHEDVEDAEEGVSAVFAVTGHKADVMVLHLRPTTEHLDRAERAFERTALAGFTERATSYVSVTEVSGYVTEELSGGIENIESDGTRNYMLQRLHPSIPDAEHVCFYPMDKRRGPEHNWYDLPFDERAALISGHGDVGREYAGKVTQIITGSMGFDDYEWGVTLFADDATEFKHLLADMRFDPSSSRYAEFGPFYFGRRFAPEHLPRLFAGESLPAYGEEPSESEESAAASASAEGTEAAGTESEESGDDSGGSGGRPSSGEPPHEEATVEEFAEELRRLGVDADEHGEAGYGLVFYTEEDADTLVEEVDGLRSNFEHYDTHVLTTVRADAGRSAVVSLWKNERAANTASGFLGDLAGVEGEGIGAAVEAGDGAADAADRPDETADHGDEVGATDEDDDIRGELADLDIYAGQPHGEDVYAIVVYSEADLDDLRGEVESLRGGFDRYDTHAGTSLYEGSATDRAAVVSLWDTRDAAGTAGDYLSDLPGVVRRAGEGSHFGTMGMFYTVKPEHREDFVERFDTVGGMLAEMEGHIETDLMVNVEDENDMFIASQWNEREDAMGFFRSDAFRDTVQWGRDVLADRPRHVFLA